The stretch of DNA GGATGAGTTGGCACAGGAGGTTATACGTGGCTGTTGGCCTGCTGATATAAACTGTAGACTCAGCCTATCAATTTTGGTCAAGGAAAAACCTACAGGAATTTTGATTAGGATGGTGTTAAACATATAGTGATCACTTAGGGGAGAGTTGACATCTTTGCAGTGGTAATGCATGCATATACACTTAGGATTGTTAAGTCTTCTTGGTAAATTGATCCTCTTCTCATTATGATATGTCCTTTTTTTCTGGTATACTGTTTGCCTTGACATTTATCTCTGATATTAGTAAAGCCACTGTAGCCTTCTTCTAATTACTGTTTGTATGGTACATCTTTTTCTAATCTATTTTCAATctaaatgtctcttttttttttcttcatttatttttattagttggaggctaattactttacagtattgtagtgggttttgtcatacattgacatgaatcagccatggatttacatgtattccccatcccgatcccccctcccacctccctctccacccgatttctctgggtcttcccagtgcaccaggcccgagcacttgtctcatgcatcccacctgggctggtgatctgtttcaccatagatagtatacatgctgttcttttgaaacatcccaccctcaccttctcccacagagttcaaaagtctgttctgtatttctgtgtctctttttctgttttgcatatagggttatcattaccatctttctaaattccatatatatgtgttagtatgctgtaatgatctttatctttctgacttacttcactctgtataaggggctccagtttcatccatctcattagaactgattcaaatgaattctttttaacggctgagtaatattccatggtgtatatgtaccacagcttccttatccattcatctgctgatgggcatctaggttgcttccatgtcctggcttttataaacagtgctgcgatgaacattggggtgcacgtgtctctttcagatctggtttcctcagtgtgtatgcccagaagtgggattgctgggtcatatggcagttctatttccagttttttaagaaatctccacactgttttccatagctgctgtactagtttgcattcccaccaacagtgtaagagggttcccttttctccacaccctctccagcatttattgcttgtagacttttggatagcagccatcctgactggcgtgtaatggtacctcattgtggttttgatttgcatttctctaataatgagtgatgttgagcatcttttcatgtgtttgttagccatctgtatgtcttctttggagaaatgtctgtttagttctaaaTGCTTCTCTTGCAGACAGCATGTAGTTGGGTCTTTTTTCGTTCTGACAACCTTTGCCTTTTAACTGGAGTGGTCACTCTGtacttaatgtaattattgatatgattGGATTTTAAGCATGTAGACATTTAATTACTGTTTCCCTTTGTTCCTCTTTCCTGCATTCTTTTGAGTTGAGTagtagtttgcttttttttccctaagttgTTGCCCTAGGGATTACAATATACACAGTTTATCGTGTCATAGGCTTCTTAGTTAATAATCTGCTTCTTCATGTAAAATTTATGAACCTTGCAATTATATTGTTGGTTCTTTATGCTGTGGTTGTCATACATATTGCCTCTATATACATTATAAATCCCAcaaaatactaatttttaatttcaatagtcatttttattttaaagaaattaagagaaatatttcatatttaccCCACTGTTTACCACAtctggtatttttcttttcttcctgaagaTCTTAGTTCTGTCTGGTATGTTTACCTTCAAACAAAAAGACCTTTAGCATTTTGAAGTAAGCATCTGCTAGGtatgaattctctcagttttatttatgaatatatcttcactttgccattttttaaaagatatttttgatgtggactgtttttaaaatctttttgaatTTATTGCAGTATAGCTTCTGTTGCTTATGTTTTGGTCTTTTGGCCAAAAGGCATGTGGggttttagctccctgaccaggggtcgaacccccacccccctgcagtggaaggtgacgtcttagccactggacctccagggagtcTCTGCCTTCATTCTTAAAAGATGTTTTTGGTGGAATAGAATTCTGGgttgacagttttcttttttccctcagatGTTTGAGAGACATTATTCATTATTCAGTTATCTTCTagcctctttttttcctcctgataCAAAgttaggagggcttcccaggtggctcagtgggtaaaagaatctgcctgccaatgaaggagatgttggtttgatctctgggttggggaagatcccccagaggagggtatggtgacccactccagtattcttgcctggagaatcccatggacagaggagcctggtgggctacgtccatggggttgcagagtcagatatgcctgaagaaactgagcatgcacacacgtgtgaAGTCAGTGGTGATTTGTATTCTTCTCCTGCATGTAATTCGTGTTTTTCTTTACCTGCCTTCAAGGTCTTTTCATAATCTTTAGTTCTCTGTATTTTGATTCTTACATTCCTGatacaagttttttgtttttttttttttgtatccgtCCTGCTTTGTGTTTCTTTAATGTGTAAATTTAGTTTCTCACTATATTTGGGAAACTTGGGAGCATTAAATATAGAGTGACCACTCcagttaaaaggcagagattgttagaatgaaatgttcaataaatattaaatatttttctgtcccATTCTCAGATTCTTATGGGACTCCAATTTTGATACTGTTCACCAAACCCGGTCACCAAGGCTgtggttttctatttttgttttgcagCACTTTGTCTTCTTCAGATTGCatgtgttccattgatctttcttttttttttgctttatttatttatttttttttaatttttattattattattattattttttttccagtgggttttgtcatacattgatatgaatcagccatggatttacatgtattcccaatcccgatcccccctcccacctcccttccgtTGAtctttcatgttcactgagtcttCTGTAATCTCCCCTCTCCTGTAATCcagtgaaattttttaaaaatgtcagatgttgaatttttcatttctcacatttttatttcattctcttttttacagcttttattctcccctgcatttcctctttgtttgtttgttaagagcatctgtttctttactttcttgAGGTTGGTTTCAGTGGCTGCTTTATCGTGTTTGGTAGTGATCACATCTGGGTCTTACTGGGTCTGTTCCATTGCTGCCTTTCCTCCAAGAGTTTGGGTCATACCTCTGTGTGTCCAATTTTTTGGGTTGTATATTGGATTATATGTTGTTGAAACTCTAACTTCTATTGCATTCGCCCGAAAAGTGTTGAGTTTTTTATTTGAGCAGGTAGGGAGTTGGGGCATACTCACAGACCAAACTCTTCCTTGGTGAGGTGGGTGACAGCCGCAGCTGCTCTGCCTGTTGTGAAGTTTAGCTCTAGCTGGGCTGCTCAGAGTCTGGCCCAGACACCTTTAGTGCATTGATTAGTCAGAGATTTGGACAGgttttatatgtaaaatttagggctcttcttttgctttctccttttaAGTATTTCCCCCTCACTTTCCAGCTGCTGTGAAGCTCTGTCCTCTGATTCCTTGGCTGGTGTATTGGTGGGTAGTTGTGACCACCACTCCTGGCAACAGCTGGGGCCTTGCTTCCAAATAAAAGTTGTAAACAAGTGGAAAACTGACCCAACACTAGATCCTGTCTTCCAGAAGTTGACTTCTCTCTAATTTTTGCCTGATTCTGATTATTGTCAAGTGCTTTTAAGTagttgcatttttgttttgttttgtccagAGTTCAGGGTTACCTGTGAGAAAGCTGGTCTTACaggagacatacagcaaatttttaaaatattgacctTGTATATAATACCCTTGCTTAAACTCATTCATTCTAATAATTCACCTGTGTATGTCCTTTGACATTCCTTAGGTATACAATTATTATCTGAGAATaatggcttttaattttttctttctaatctttaCCCTTTTTATCCTTTTCCTTCGCCTTGTTGCTTTGGTTAGGACCTCTGGTCCAGTGTCAAATAGCAGGTGTACTTACCTTGTTCCTGGTCTCAACAGGAGAAGGGTTTTAATGTTTCACCTTTAAATAGGtttctttagattttcttttttttttttttttgcagattctCTTTATCAGATTAAAGGGGTTCCCATCCTAGAAgagtttttctctcttattttttaaataagaatgttgttcagtgactcagtcatgtccaactctgcgaccccatggactgcagcatgccaggcttgaaTAAGAATGGATGTAGAAATTTACCAAATGCTCATCATTCACCTCTTAGGATGATCATGTGACTTTTCTCCTTTATTATGTTCATGTGGTAAATCActttgatttttcaaatgttaaatcacATTTGCTTTCTTTGAATAAATCCAATTTGGAAGTtagactttttaatattttgctgcATTGGGTTTGGAAAACTGCCTACTTTTGATCACTCGCCCACTCTCCTTGCCATTGTGTCAGTTTAATTCTGATTCCGAGAAGTCTTCATTTAGGATTTATATTGACTAAAAAAAGCAGCATATTAATTGCTTTCTGTAAGAAATCTAGACGGTGATTTGCACACCACCAAGGGAAGAAGGATCACACAACCTGCAGCATGACTTTTCCAGTTCCCTGTGTTAGAAGTCGTTTTCATAGGATGTCAGTCAGCTTGTGGGGTGGGCTGTGGGCAGGTTGGGGCTGCCCTTTGCACAGTTGATCTTAGAACACCCCCATGGCTGGCCATGGAAAGGTGTTTGCTGTTACTGCCATGAGCCCTGCCGGAAAGGGGGTAACCGAACTCTGTATTTGTGTCGCAGCTCCATCTGTTTGACATCGATGTTCCTGGGAAGATCACGTTTCAAGAATCGGAAACCTTGAGTCCTGGTGACAGTTTCTCTGTCTTTGACACTCGTGCGTACCAGATAAATTCTCCTCTTTCAGCAGGACCAGTAGACCAGGATCAGGCAGTCCTTTGTTTCTCATTATGTTGCTTCCCAACTTCTTTACAGAGACCTGACTGCAAGGCCAGGGGGGAGAAGGGCAGAGAATGGTCCGAGGTCTAGAAAGCGGGGGATTTAGTGGAGAACTAAGGGTTTGACATGATTGTGCTTTCCCACTGGTCACAGCCTTTATTAGTGTGATAGCTTCCGGCCTGTACCTGTTAGGCCATGACTGAACCCCTCCCACTTAGATAATAAACGTTTATTAATAATTAGAGTGAATTTCTCATTTCTGCTCTACTGACGTAAATGAtgttctcaggaggcagaatcCGCGCAGGAGCAAACTTACACGTTCTCTCCGTCCACGGGCCCTGCATGCATGTACTCCCGCCAGTGTTCTGTGACCATTGGATCTTGGAGACTTTCCCTGGCCGCACCTGCTTCAGATTTAACTTTGTGCATTTTCTGTTTGGAGAACAGCTTACTGCAGGGTGGGCCTGGGCATCTGCTATGACATCCGCTTCGCAGAGCTGGCGCAGATCTACGCACAGAGAGGTGAGGCTGCCTTGGGCTAGGTCATGTAGGTGCTCGGAGATTGGTTGGCTCTGGGCTTTGCGGGTGGTGGGAGTCCTTGGTCAGAAAACATGGAGGAGGTCTTAATCTCCACGTCTTTGTGAGTTCTCAGACTGCTTCTGCGAATGGGCAGTGTGGCTTTCCGGAGGTTGTGGTTTAACACACCACACAGCTAAGGCAGGAGCCATGTTCCTAAACCAAACGTCTGCTCCACCATCAGAGCCCTTCCTGCCGTGTCTGGAGAGGCACTTGGGCCCAGCAGTAGGTCTGCCTGCACATGGCTTTCACCACTCACTCGCCCTCGATGTTGGGAACTGCAAAAGGGTAGTCAGTGCCACTTCGGTCCAGAGGACCATCCTGCCGACCTGGAGAAGCACAGGAGAAGTTCTGGGTTTTGCTTCCAGCTCTGCCCCTTAATTGGCACAGTGCTTCGGGTAAATTAATCTCTGGAGAACTGTGGGTCTCTGTTTTCTCATAGGAAAGATGTGAGGATTACAGACAGAGAACTTTCGAAGCTCCTCATACGATACTCAACAATACCAGCATCCTTACTAGACTGCCAGAGGCACTCTGACCCTAGTTCACGTGTCACTGTCAAGTGAAGTGGGTGCAGACGGTTTGACACCTGCTCGGCAGAAGGCGGCGGGGCAAGGGCTCCAGGCTGGCTGTCTCAGTGGGGTCTTAGCTGTGAGAAGTAGGGCAATTAGCCTTCTCCTCATTTCAGCTGATGAACGTCACAAAACATGGTCCTTGACCCTGGGAGccatcccatggtgctgagagaAGTCTGAATGACAGATTCTCCACGTTTTTCAAGCAAAGTCACCTTTGGTTGCAAAGTGGTTGTCAGGACCACTGTACTTGTGTGTATgcgttgtgtgtgtgtctctagaGAAATTCAGAGCCATGCATAACACTGCTGAATCTGTTCACATTGGGGGAGTTTGAGTTTGGTCCCACTAGGTAAGGAGCAGAGGGAGGGCTAATGTCTTTGGGTGTCGACCTGCATCCGTCTTCTTTGGCCTTTCTCGCCCCAAGGCTGCCAGCTGCTGGTGTATCCTGGAGCTTTTAATCTGACCACCGGGCCAGCCCACTGGGAGTTGCTTCAGCGAGGCCGGTAAGAAAGCATCTCAGTGTTTCTCTGCGAAAATGTTTGCGGTTAGGTGGAAGCATCAGCCTTCCCCGTACGGAATGCTGCCTCTGACTCGGgccgccctggcccccagaggCAGCTCCCAAAGGCGACTCTTCGTCTTCCCGTCCGAGGGGAGGGCGTCTGCTGTGGGCTCCTCCGCAGAAGCCACAGCACCAGGCTTGTGTATTCTGAGGACTGACGTCTGCATTTCCAGGAGCGTTCACTGCATCAAGCGGGCAGTGATTTGGTTTTCCTGTGTTCAGATACGGATTTGTGTCTCTGATAGAGTTGCCAGCAGGTTTTACCGAGAATTGGAGACCCACGGAGTGTACACGGCTGGAGCCAAGGCAAAGGCAAGGGTCCTTTAGTCCGACAGCCCGAGGGGGAGGCCTGCGGTCACACTCAGCATCCCTGTGCTGTGACGGGGCGCTTGTGCTACCCCATCCTCCGTGGTTTCCTGCCAGTCTCGGTACTCTGCCAAGACGTGTGTGATAGGTTCTTGTCCTTCTAGCCTCTGAGTCCTGAGCGCTGCGTGGCTGTGCTGTGCATGGCACAGATCCTGTTTCCTTAGTCGCCCGAGGAGTGGCAAAGGGCAGATGGCAGAGGTGGGTGTAACACAGAAGGGGACAGGAATGTGACTGTGAGGTGCTCTGCAAACCGTGACATGCTGCTCAGAGATGATGGGTTGTTCATGAAAAGATTTCTTTAACTGAGGTATTATATACTTACACAAAAGTGTACTAGATTAGGTTTACAGATCAGTGAATTTTTACATATGGATTCCCCTGTGATCAGGATCAAATCTAGAACATTACTAGCCCCTTGGAGCGCTCCCCTTTTCTCCGTCCCAGTCAGTACTCTCCTCTCTCTGCCCAGGGGTGGCCACGAGGCTCACATCTGGAGATGACAGTGGTTTTTATTGGAAGGGGATGTAGAAGTGTTTGGCTGGTTGCATGATGGAAGGTGGTAGGGATATGTGATCCCATGAGTATTAATAAATGCTGCTTTGTTGAAAGCAGGAAAAGCTGGAGAGAGCCGGGGATGACCTGGTATGAATCTGTCGGTTGAGCCCAGAGGGCTgtgggtcaggtggcctggtgtaGCCGTGCTACCATCCGGAATTCTTGCCTAatttgaggtgatgggactgccCCATTGGTGTGGAAGGGCCCTGCAACCCTGCCCGGGGTATTGTCCCAGTGAGGCCGGGCCGTTCTCTCTGGTCACCTGGATTGCCCTGGTCAGAAACGGCTCCAGACCCTGGCAGAAGTCCCGTGCTGGGCAGAATGGCCCCAGTTGAGAACTAGCTTGTGCAGTAAGGTCTTTTTTGAAGAAAGGGTTCTGTGGCTTTGAATGTTTCTTCCATGTCCGAGCCAGCCTGTCCTGTGCTAGTTTTTGAAAGAAGCGTCCGGACACTCGGGATAAAAGCGTCTCAGATCTGTTCTCTGTGGTTTGCCTCTTTTCTGTCGTTACTGCAGGGCTGTTGATAACCAGGTGTACGTGGCCACGGCATCTCCTGCCCGGGACGAGAAAGCCTCTTACGTTGCCTGGGGGCACAGCACGGTGGTGAGTCCGtggtgagttggctcttcaggGACAGGCCCGCTGAGGAGAGGGGTGGTGCCCGGGCAGGTGGGGTGTCTGGTTCCGGAGTGACCCCGCGCCTCCCTCCGCTCCCGTCTCCCCACAGGCCTGCCCGGGCACTAGCTCGCTCTGTGCCAGGAGCTTCCCCTTGAAGGCCGTGCGTGAGGGAAGTGGCCCAGCTCTCCTGACTGAGTGCTCGGCCGCAGCCCTGTTCTGAGTTTCTGAGTGACGTTCACCGTCAACCAAACTTGGAGATGAGGCACAAGTCACGGGTGGGTGGTTTTTTTAGTAAAAGAGGCTCCCAAACTCTTGGCTTTGGGTTAAAATTTAGACCGGGTCACTAGGGCTGGAGTGAGTTGCGGATTTTGCTCCCTGCATAATAACGCGTAGAGGAGAGTGGAGGATGGGTTGGATTAAGAGGAACGGTGAACTTGTGCGCTGACAGAGGGTAAAGCATTCTGTCACTTAGGGAAATCAGCACGGAAGTCTGCCCAGATACACACAGCCGTATGGTGACAGACGTGTCTCACCGGCATTGGTGCAACTTACATGGTACTTTCACACACATTATCTCAATTTGAGCTCTCAGGGACTCATCTTTATCTAGCCCAGTTAATAGATGGTAGACTTGAAGTTCACAGGATGAAGTGGCTAGAATTGGTGTTTGGAGCCAAGACTTTTGAATTCAGAACTTAGATTTATTCCACACTACTTCTCAGTATGTCTGTATGattacaggcacacacacacagatatgtatttctaaaatttcaGGATAAACATATCAGTAACAAGGCTGCAAAGTCTTACACGTCACTGTGGGGTTCCCAGAGTTTCTCTCTTCTGACTTTGTAGGACTCACAGTTGAACGTGTGTGGTGGAGAAGGCCTTGAGAGATAGGGCCAGTGGGAGAGTCTCGTGAGCCTCCTGCATATTAGGATCTGGGGTGCATTGGAAGGCTGGAAGGATCGAGTTGGCTTCAGAATTTTCTTAAACCTGATGTGGGTTCCTCTGCAGACATTAGTGATGGGCTTACTGACCTTGTGGGCAGGTCTGCTTCCCAGCTGGTTCTCCTGGTGAACCCTTACTTATCAGGCTGGCTGCTTTTGACACAACTGGTTACATAAGATTTGCCCGTATTTCTTCATTTGCAGAATTTCCCCGATTTGGTTGGGAGCTGTGTGGCTTATTTGTCATTGTGATAGGTGCCTAGGGTTAACGTAGAGATCTTTGCGTGCCAGggcaaatggggaaaaaaatagaagaaagagcCTAGAAAAGGATTCGGGTAAGCCTCATGAATGATGGTGTCTGTAGCTTCTTGTGCCAAAAATCTGTGGCCCTAGATGGAGCCACTTACTATATCAGGTGGTTTGCTGTATCACATCATTTTGTTTTGTGCTCTGGATAAACGTCACAGAGagtgttttttaaatgaatgattaagttttggctgtgctgggtcttcgttgctgcttgcaggctttctctagttgtggcaagtgggggctgctacatgttgtggagcacaggcttagtcgcCCAGCGGcaggtggggtcttcctggaccagggattgcacccgtgttccctgcgttggcaggcagcttcttaaccagtggaccatcagggaagtgccCACAGCTCTGTTTTTGAAGGTCTGTTTTGGGCCAAGAGACTCAGCATCGGAAATAGTTTTCCAAATCAGGTTCTCCTCAGATTTTGTGGAGTGTTGTTGGTTCCAGTGTGGGGTTCCTGCCAGGGCATGGTTCCACCACTTCTACTCAGGCCTCATAGGCCGAAATCTTTCCCTCCAAACCCAAAAGCCGTTAGCATAGGGATCCAAGGATCACAGACACGAGGCCAGAGATCCAGGCAGACCCACGCCTTCCCTCTCCATCCCCAGGGTTATGTAGCAGCCTTGGGAGGTGTGAGGAAACAGAGCTACACTGCCCTTGGAAAGGGGTCTTGAATGTTCTCACGACAGGGTGGAAGTAATAAATAATCTATAGTAGGAAGAGGAAAGTTTTATTCAAGCCAAACTGAGGACTGTAGCCTAAGAGACAGCTTCTCAGATAGCTATGAGGAATTGTTCTGAAGAAGCATTGTTTGCAGCAGTTTTATATCTTATCACGGCAAGGAACATCAAACACAACAGGCACATTccttcaagattaaaaaaaaaaattattttctcactaAGTTCTCACAGAGTTCGTATTTCCACTTTATAGATTAGGAAGTTAGAGATTCCACATGGCTTGCCAGAATACCACACAGGTACttaagtggttcagttcagttcagtcgtgcagtcgtgtctgactctttgcaaccccatgcacgccaggcctccctgtccatcaccaactctcggagtttactcaaactcatgtccatcgagtcagtgatgccatccagccatctcatcctctgtcgtccccttctcctcctgccctcaatccctcccagcatcagggtcttttccagtgagtcagctcttcgcatgaggtggccaaagtactggagtttcagcttcagcgtccgtccttccagtgaacacccaggactgatctcctttaggatggactggttggatctccttgcagtccaagggactctcaagagtctctccagcaccacagttcagaagcatcacagGAATTTATGCccatattttcttgttttaaatctCAGAGTCCTTCCTCTCTGCCCTGTGAGATAGGGAGGAAAAAGAGATAGTAAATAACAGCAAACATCAGGGAACTGACTCATTGTCCCCTGGATGTTTTTCAGGGGGGAGGTCCTCGCCAAAGCTGGCACTGAAGAAACGATCGTGTATGCAGATATAGGTAAGATTCACTCTGGCCCAGTTTAGGTGTCTGGTGTCCCTGCTGCCCCGAGGCCAGGTTCTCCAGCTGTAGAACAGGGAGGGCCTCCTTTATGCCCCGCCCTCCTTGGTTTATCCTTGGTTCTCTGGCTAAGCCCTGGGCTCTGTCTCAGCCTGAGTTTTCTTGGTGTGGTTTGAAATGACACCAGGAGCAGTGCCAGGCTGAATGTGCCTCCAGACAAGGCCCATGAGTAAGTTGCTGGCTCTGGTTGTTTCTGTACTGTTTGGGGAAGAATTTCCTGTTAGTAAGGAATCACATCTACTAATAGTGCACTTTTCTGTTTTTGCAGACCTGAAGAAGTTGGCTGAAATACGCCAGCAAATCCCCATTTTTAGCCAGAAGCGATCAGACCTCTATGCAGTGGAGGCCAAAAAATCCTGATGTTTCCAACATGTCATGAAACAGGAAGATATGTTTCTTCATGATAATCAACAATCTTATGAATTctttaatggaatttt from Dama dama isolate Ldn47 chromosome 31, ASM3311817v1, whole genome shotgun sequence encodes:
- the NIT2 gene encoding omega-amidase NIT2, yielding MVLLGRAMASFRLALIQLQVSSIKSENLTRACGLIREASKQGAQIVSLPECFNSPYGTKYFPEYAEKIPGDSTQKLSEVAKECSMYVIGGSIPEEDAGRLYNTCAVFGPDGALLARHRKLHLFDIDVPGKITFQESETLSPGDSFSVFDTPYCRVGLGICYDIRFAELAQIYAQRGCQLLVYPGAFNLTTGPAHWELLQRGRAVDNQVYVATASPARDEKASYVAWGHSTVVSPWGEVLAKAGTEETIVYADIDLKKLAEIRQQIPIFSQKRSDLYAVEAKKS